GTTGCCCCGATCTCCGGCTCTCCATGGCAGGCTCCGGGCTTCCTGTTGTGGACATTCCCGCTCTTCGTAGCAGTGGAGTTTATATCAGCCACCTTGCCGTTGATTGCAGTCACGTGCTCAGTGGTGCTTTTCTACGGCACGACCTAGCTAGTGCTTTGTGGCATCGCGTCTGCTAGGCGGAAGCGCTTGATAGCGGGGCTCCCCACGATAGGCCAATAGTGGTTTCTCAAGACTGCGAGCAACTATGAGCAAGAGGTCACCGAATACACCCATCTCGGGGCTGCAGAAGAAGCTCAAGAtgtcgccgccgccgtcaGCTGCGCTGGCTGGCAGCAGTTCTGCCGAGAAGTTTCGGCGGCAATTACTGGTCATGGGCTTCGAACTCCAGCGGGTACGGGAACTTAACCAGTTCTTGGAGTGGGAGCGCCAGATGCAGGTAGAATAGGCAGCTGGTATAGCTATTTACATGTACATAGCTAGCAGCAATATACGTGATCGGTTactgcagctgcgcaaAGGTGCGCAGAGTCGCTGCCACGTGACTTGCAGGGATGCGCTTCTGCGTGTCGAAATGCAGCATGCCCAGCAGCATGCGTGCCAGCTCTTCGTGCTGCGACACCTCTGCAAGGCGCGGAAACAGCTGCTCGACCTTGGCCAGCTGCTCCGGCCATGGCTTGTCGAAGATGTAGTTACCGTCGCCTTCGGTGCCGAACATGCCGACAaagccgctgctgccgtAGCGGACCACCTGCGGCCACTGCTCCTGGGACGGGATGCCCAGCTGCTGGAAGATAGACATCACAGCGCGGATGTCCGTGCCCGTCTCGAGCTCTTCTGCCCCGTCGTCCACGAACGCGGCAATGCCGCCCTGCGGTGTCTCGTATCGCTGGAACAGCTGCGAAAACGTGACGGCCAGCGACCACACGTCCACCGGCAGCCCGTAGTTCCGCACGCTAAACATCAGCTCCGGCGCCTTGTAGATCGAAGTCGACACGTCTGGGATCTTGCTGTCGTCTGTCTCGCCGTAGCGGCGAGGTCCGCGCTGGGCGGTGTCGTAGCACACGCCGAAGTCAATCACATACACATGGTCGTTGCTATCAACGAGCACGTTCTGCGGCTTAATGTCGCGGTGTATCACGCCAAGCCCGTGCAGATACGCCAGCGCGTCTGCAAGCTGGCTGCATACGTGCATCGTGCGGGCCATGCTCAGCCG
This is a stretch of genomic DNA from Eremothecium gossypii ATCC 10895 chromosome VI, complete sequence. It encodes these proteins:
- a CDS encoding AFR149W-Ap (NOHBY673; No homolog in Saccharomyces cerevisiae; Syntenic homolog of unnamed Holleya sinecauda gene.), which produces MSKRSPNTPISGLQKKLKMSPPPSAALAGSSSAEKFRRQLLVMGFELQRVRELNQFLEWERQMQVE
- the CAK1 gene encoding cyclin-dependent protein kinase-activating kinase CAK1 (Syntenic homolog of Saccharomyces cerevisiae YFL029C (CAK1)), coding for MAKHIPVKVLCTTRYARIQLLEDGSVAKSVKIESQCAPHDVETELRILQACQHSNIIPVLSATVEGGIVKICMPYVKTDLYAFMRQHYGGKHLAYLMPCLDSEARGRRAQKNRLSMARTMHVCSQLADALAYLHGLGVIHRDIKPQNVLVDSNDHVYVIDFGVCYDTAQRGPRRYGETDDSKIPDVSTSIYKAPELMFSVRNYGLPVDVWSLAVTFSQLFQRYETPQGGIAAFVDDGAEELETGTDIRAVMSIFQQLGIPSQEQWPQVVRYGSSGFVGMFGTEGDGNYIFDKPWPEQLAKVEQLFPRLAEVSQHEELARMLLGMLHFDTQKRIPASHVAATLRTFAQLQ